Proteins from a single region of Gordonia hongkongensis:
- a CDS encoding rhamnulokinase yields MSRSTRSAQVAAIDLGATSGRVMLADVSRGRLELEQVARFTNDPVHIWNGRRSALHWDVPALFRAASAGLAEAGRQSDDLVGIGVDSWAVDYALLREGRMIGLPHHYRDTRSVVGVDAVHAELGPADLYVRNGLQFLPFTTVYQFAAEKADGLLDQADTALLIPDLITYWLTGRRGTERTNASTTGLLGINGRWDTAMMERLGLPVGLFPDLVETGTDQGPLLGDVAERLGLSTSTRVTAVASHDTASAVAAIPMDPSRSAYISCGTWGLVGVELEQPVVSRDGWKANFTNEVGAGGRIRYLHNVMGLWLLSETVRQYQREGYRAELGELLAQAAEAPATVEIFDTDDARFLPPGDMPGRIRNWYDERGMRPPMTRAEMVRAIVESLAAAFADGVARAAELSGTTVETVHLVGGGSQNRLLCQLTADRLGLPVQAGPVEATALGNVLITARAHGLIGGDLEAMRSIVADRFPPQHYAPRHSRGTRSRTAVGTGKA; encoded by the coding sequence ATGAGCCGATCCACCCGGTCCGCCCAGGTCGCCGCGATCGACCTGGGCGCGACCAGCGGCCGGGTCATGCTGGCCGACGTCTCGCGCGGACGACTCGAGCTCGAACAGGTCGCCCGGTTCACCAACGACCCGGTCCACATCTGGAACGGGCGCAGGTCCGCGCTGCACTGGGATGTCCCGGCGCTGTTCCGCGCCGCGTCGGCCGGCCTCGCCGAGGCGGGCAGGCAGTCCGACGATCTGGTCGGGATCGGGGTGGACTCCTGGGCGGTGGACTACGCGCTCCTGCGGGAGGGCCGCATGATCGGGTTGCCGCACCACTACCGGGACACCCGGAGCGTGGTCGGGGTCGACGCCGTGCACGCCGAACTCGGTCCCGCGGACCTGTACGTGCGCAACGGCTTACAGTTCCTGCCGTTCACCACCGTGTACCAATTCGCCGCCGAGAAGGCCGACGGGTTGCTCGATCAGGCCGACACCGCCCTGCTGATCCCGGACCTCATCACATACTGGCTCACGGGCCGACGCGGCACCGAACGCACCAACGCCTCGACCACCGGATTGCTCGGCATCAACGGGCGGTGGGACACCGCGATGATGGAGCGTCTCGGATTGCCCGTCGGCTTGTTCCCCGACCTCGTGGAGACCGGAACCGACCAGGGCCCGTTGCTCGGCGACGTCGCCGAGCGCCTCGGACTGTCGACGTCGACCCGCGTCACCGCGGTCGCGTCCCACGACACCGCGTCGGCGGTCGCCGCCATCCCGATGGACCCGTCGCGGTCGGCGTACATCTCGTGCGGGACCTGGGGTCTGGTCGGCGTCGAACTCGAGCAGCCGGTCGTCTCCCGCGACGGGTGGAAGGCCAACTTCACCAACGAGGTCGGCGCCGGCGGCCGTATCCGCTACCTGCACAACGTGATGGGCCTGTGGCTGCTCAGCGAGACGGTCCGCCAGTACCAACGCGAAGGGTATCGCGCCGAACTCGGTGAACTGCTCGCGCAGGCCGCCGAGGCGCCGGCGACGGTCGAGATCTTCGACACCGATGACGCCCGATTCCTCCCGCCGGGAGACATGCCCGGGCGCATCCGCAACTGGTACGACGAGCGCGGCATGCGTCCGCCGATGACCCGCGCCGAGATGGTGCGCGCGATCGTCGAGAGCCTGGCGGCGGCTTTCGCCGACGGGGTGGCCCGGGCCGCCGAACTGTCCGGCACGACGGTGGAGACGGTCCATCTCGTAGGCGGCGGCTCGCAGAACCGACTGCTGTGCCAACTCACCGCCGATCGGCTGGGCCTGCCGGTGCAGGCCGGTCCGGTGGAGGCGACCGCGCTGGGCAACGTGCTGATCACCGCCCGCGCCCACGGTCTGATCGGTGGCGACCTCGAGGCGATGAGGTCTATCGTCGCCGACAGGTTCCCGCCGCAACACTACGCACCCCGACACTCCCGCGGCACGCGCTCCCGCACCGCGGTGGGGACAGGAAAGGCATGA
- a CDS encoding L-rhamnose mutarotase: MPDTQRVCFVLQLRPERVEDYLDAHTEVWPEMLDALRETGWRNYSLFLRKDDGMVVGYLETDDFATTAAAMEATDVNARWQAHMSEYFLPATGGDADGANPDTIRTELLEYFHLD; this comes from the coding sequence ATGCCCGATACCCAGCGCGTCTGCTTCGTGCTCCAGCTCCGCCCGGAGCGCGTCGAGGACTACCTCGACGCCCACACGGAGGTGTGGCCGGAGATGCTCGACGCCCTGCGCGAGACCGGATGGCGCAACTACTCGTTGTTCCTCCGCAAGGACGACGGCATGGTCGTGGGTTACCTCGAGACCGACGACTTCGCGACGACCGCCGCCGCCATGGAGGCAACGGACGTCAACGCCCGGTGGCAGGCGCACATGTCCGAGTACTTCCTCCCGGCCACCGGCGGAGACGCCGACGGCGCCAATCCCGACACCATCCGTACCGAACTCCTCGAGTACTTCCACCTCGACTGA
- a CDS encoding MFS transporter, with product MKVGARSTTGWRATISVAMSNYIEAGSIIAIATSLTFWQDEFGISNFAVGLLAALSANAFGAAVGAAIGGPLCDRYGRKAIYTYDLLVYMAGVLLAAFALNFTMLLAAFIITGLAVGAGVPASWTYIAEEAPSVERAKHVGTAQLAWSVGPLIGFALAAALAPMGLLGSRIIFLHLFVVAAVVWWIRQGLAESKIWSDEAVNETRELTASVGARGIKGLFSKKVNITALLLLGGIYLFWNTVAGQAGIFMPRVYETAGVESAVQQNLLQVLVWGCTVLATYFGFMRYADRVSQRALYVFGAALGIVAWIVLVAFTDSGVATMLVFAVLWGISSGIGAQAFYSLWASEMFATPYRASAQGVMFFAVRTATGLLSYFFPTMLAATGLTTVGILLVALLTVALIIGAIAAPDTQGKTLQQIEVERYGAPLSPELIETPASAAHPTPGTNPAAESGHRAPA from the coding sequence ATGAAAGTAGGAGCGCGCTCCACCACCGGCTGGCGGGCGACCATCTCGGTTGCCATGTCGAACTACATCGAAGCCGGCTCGATCATCGCGATCGCCACCAGCCTGACCTTCTGGCAGGACGAGTTCGGCATCAGCAACTTCGCCGTCGGCCTGCTGGCCGCACTGAGCGCCAACGCGTTCGGCGCGGCGGTCGGCGCCGCCATCGGCGGACCGCTGTGCGACCGCTACGGCCGCAAGGCGATCTACACCTACGACCTGCTGGTCTACATGGCCGGCGTGTTGCTCGCCGCCTTCGCGCTCAACTTCACCATGCTGCTGGCGGCGTTCATCATCACCGGCCTCGCGGTCGGCGCGGGCGTACCCGCGTCCTGGACCTACATCGCCGAAGAGGCGCCATCGGTCGAACGCGCCAAACACGTCGGCACCGCCCAGCTCGCCTGGTCGGTCGGACCCCTGATCGGCTTCGCACTGGCGGCCGCGCTCGCCCCGATGGGCCTACTCGGCTCGCGGATCATCTTCCTGCACCTCTTCGTCGTCGCCGCGGTCGTCTGGTGGATTCGCCAAGGGCTCGCGGAGTCCAAGATCTGGTCCGACGAGGCGGTCAACGAGACCCGTGAGCTCACCGCTTCCGTCGGCGCCCGGGGAATCAAGGGCCTGTTCTCCAAGAAGGTCAACATCACCGCACTACTCCTGCTCGGTGGCATCTACCTCTTCTGGAACACCGTGGCCGGACAGGCCGGCATCTTCATGCCGCGTGTCTACGAGACCGCGGGCGTCGAGAGCGCGGTCCAGCAGAACCTGCTGCAGGTGCTGGTCTGGGGATGCACCGTCCTCGCGACCTACTTCGGCTTCATGCGATATGCCGACCGGGTCTCCCAGCGCGCCCTGTACGTCTTCGGCGCCGCATTGGGCATCGTCGCCTGGATCGTGCTGGTCGCCTTCACCGACAGCGGTGTCGCCACGATGCTCGTCTTCGCGGTCCTGTGGGGCATCTCCTCGGGCATCGGCGCGCAAGCGTTCTACAGCCTCTGGGCCAGCGAGATGTTCGCGACGCCCTATCGGGCCAGCGCCCAGGGCGTCATGTTCTTCGCCGTCCGCACCGCAACCGGTCTGTTGAGCTACTTCTTCCCCACCATGCTCGCGGCGACCGGACTCACCACGGTCGGCATCCTGCTGGTCGCACTGCTCACCGTCGCGCTGATCATCGGCGCCATCGCGGCTCCGGACACCCAGGGCAAGACGCTGCAGCAGATCGAGGTCGAGCGCTACGGCGCTCCGCTGTCACCCGAGCTCATCGAGACACCGGCATCCGCCGCGCACCCGACCCCGGGCACCAACCCGGCCGCGGAGTCGGGACACCGGGCCCCGGCCTGA
- a CDS encoding alpha-hydroxy acid oxidase, whose translation MKRRVPKPRDLAPLMQFKKPQFDAKKRRLDAALTIEDLRAIAKRRTPKAAFDYTDGSAEAELSIERARQAFADIEFHPAILRDVSKVDTSCTILGGRSELPFGIAPTGFTRMMQTEGEYAGARAAGRAGIPFSLSTMGTASIEDVRDANPHGRNWFQLYMWKDRERSMALVDRAAKAGYDTLLVTVDVPVAGARLRDKRNGMSIPPALTAKTVLNAIPRPQWWIDFLTTEPLAFASLDRWSGTVAELLDTMFDPTVTFDDLAWIKSQWPGKLVVKGIQTVDDAKAVTALGADGIVLSNHGGRQLDRAPIPFHLLPEVAREVGADTDVMLDTGIMSGADIVASVALGARFTLVGRAYLYGLMAGGEAGVDRMIEILGEQIARTMRLLGVASLDELTPAHVTQLERLVPRARS comes from the coding sequence ATGAAGCGTCGAGTTCCCAAGCCGCGCGACCTCGCGCCGCTGATGCAGTTCAAGAAGCCCCAGTTCGACGCGAAGAAGCGCCGCCTCGACGCCGCCCTCACCATCGAGGACCTGCGCGCGATCGCCAAGCGCCGCACCCCGAAGGCGGCCTTCGACTACACCGACGGTTCGGCCGAGGCCGAGCTGTCCATCGAACGGGCACGACAGGCGTTCGCCGACATCGAGTTCCATCCGGCCATCCTGCGTGACGTGTCCAAGGTCGACACCTCGTGCACGATCCTCGGCGGGCGTTCGGAACTGCCGTTCGGCATCGCGCCCACCGGGTTCACCCGGATGATGCAGACCGAGGGCGAATACGCTGGTGCACGTGCCGCCGGCCGGGCCGGGATCCCCTTCTCGCTGTCGACGATGGGTACGGCGTCGATCGAGGACGTCCGGGATGCGAATCCGCACGGCCGCAACTGGTTCCAGCTGTACATGTGGAAGGACCGGGAGCGCTCGATGGCCCTGGTCGACCGCGCGGCGAAGGCCGGGTACGACACCCTGCTGGTGACCGTCGACGTGCCGGTCGCCGGGGCTCGTCTGCGCGACAAGCGCAACGGCATGTCGATCCCGCCGGCGCTGACCGCCAAGACCGTGCTCAACGCCATCCCGCGCCCGCAGTGGTGGATCGACTTCCTCACCACCGAGCCCCTGGCGTTCGCCTCGCTCGATCGATGGTCAGGAACGGTGGCCGAACTGCTGGACACGATGTTCGACCCCACCGTCACCTTCGACGATCTGGCGTGGATCAAGTCGCAGTGGCCGGGCAAGCTGGTGGTCAAGGGCATCCAGACCGTCGACGACGCCAAGGCCGTCACTGCCCTCGGCGCCGACGGCATCGTATTGTCGAATCACGGTGGGCGCCAACTCGACCGCGCACCGATCCCGTTCCACCTCCTGCCCGAGGTGGCCCGCGAGGTCGGCGCGGACACCGATGTCATGCTCGACACCGGCATCATGAGCGGTGCCGACATCGTGGCGTCGGTCGCCCTCGGCGCGCGGTTCACGCTCGTCGGCCGGGCCTACCTGTACGGCCTGATGGCCGGCGGGGAGGCCGGGGTGGACCGGATGATCGAGATCCTCGGCGAGCAGATCGCACGCACGATGCGGCTGCTCGGTGTTGCCTCGCTCGACGAGCTGACCCCCGCGCACGTGACCCAGCTCGAGCGGCTGGTGCCCCGGGCGCGTTCCTGA
- a CDS encoding MFS transporter, giving the protein MSTPASPFSADYEPDPRRWKALAVCLVVGFMTLLDVSIVNVALPSIESGLGANSADLSWVVSGYALAFGLVLVPAGRVGDARGRKVTFLIGLSLFVLASAACGFAQGPTQLVVFRLIQGVAGGILAPQVSGLIQLLFRGAERGRAFGMFAATIGISTAVGPLLGGVLIQLGGSADGWRWIFFVNVPIGIAAFVAAIRLIPARPEELKQPLRGSFDPVGVVLLGTGVFALMLPMVQEQEWPGGRKWLLLVLAAVLIGAFVLWERRQGRVGRQQLVDLSLFSMRSYTLGCIIAMVYFAGFTTVFFIYTLFVQQGLGYSALQAGLAVTPFALGSAVSASVGGNIVNRVGRSLVLLGLGLVVVGMIATIVAVAFVSGPGVGYAAALPLLVAGIGSGLVISPNLTLSLDQVPVTKAGIAGGVLQTGQRIGAAAGIALVGAVFFAQVANTGGDWARAFQIGLATAAVLVLIALVVGLVDHFAHRREDAEVA; this is encoded by the coding sequence ATGTCGACTCCGGCCAGCCCGTTCTCCGCGGACTACGAACCCGATCCGCGACGCTGGAAGGCGCTCGCGGTGTGCCTGGTGGTCGGTTTCATGACCCTTCTCGACGTCTCGATCGTCAACGTCGCGCTCCCGTCCATCGAATCCGGACTCGGCGCGAACTCGGCCGACCTGTCGTGGGTCGTGTCCGGCTACGCCCTCGCCTTCGGACTCGTCCTGGTCCCGGCCGGCCGGGTCGGGGACGCGCGCGGCCGCAAGGTGACCTTCCTCATCGGGCTGTCCCTGTTCGTGCTGGCGTCGGCGGCATGTGGGTTCGCCCAGGGCCCGACGCAACTCGTCGTCTTCCGCCTGATCCAGGGCGTTGCGGGCGGCATTCTCGCGCCGCAGGTCTCTGGCCTCATCCAGCTGCTGTTCCGCGGGGCCGAGCGTGGCCGGGCCTTCGGCATGTTCGCCGCGACCATCGGGATCTCGACCGCGGTCGGGCCGCTGCTCGGTGGGGTCCTCATCCAGCTGGGCGGGTCCGCCGACGGGTGGCGCTGGATCTTCTTCGTGAACGTGCCGATCGGCATCGCGGCCTTCGTCGCCGCGATACGGTTGATCCCCGCTCGGCCCGAGGAACTCAAACAACCACTGCGGGGGAGTTTCGATCCCGTTGGCGTCGTGCTCCTGGGTACCGGGGTGTTCGCACTGATGCTGCCCATGGTCCAGGAACAGGAATGGCCCGGCGGGCGTAAATGGTTGTTGCTCGTCCTCGCGGCCGTGCTGATCGGCGCGTTCGTCCTGTGGGAACGCCGGCAGGGCCGCGTCGGCCGCCAGCAACTCGTCGACCTCTCGTTGTTCTCCATGCGGTCGTACACACTGGGGTGCATCATCGCGATGGTCTACTTCGCCGGTTTCACCACGGTGTTCTTCATCTACACGCTGTTCGTCCAGCAGGGCCTGGGCTATTCGGCACTGCAGGCCGGTCTGGCGGTGACCCCGTTCGCGCTCGGTTCGGCGGTGTCGGCCAGCGTCGGCGGCAACATCGTCAACCGGGTCGGGCGCTCGCTGGTGTTGCTGGGTCTGGGCCTGGTGGTCGTGGGGATGATCGCGACGATCGTCGCCGTCGCGTTCGTGTCCGGTCCCGGTGTCGGGTACGCCGCCGCGCTGCCGCTGCTGGTGGCGGGTATCGGTTCCGGTCTCGTGATCTCGCCCAACCTCACGCTCAGCCTCGACCAGGTGCCGGTCACCAAGGCGGGCATCGCCGGTGGCGTCCTGCAGACCGGTCAGCGCATCGGGGCCGCCGCGGGGATCGCGCTCGTCGGTGCGGTGTTCTTCGCCCAGGTCGCGAACACCGGCGGCGACTGGGCGCGGGCGTTCCAGATCGGACTGGCGACGGCCGCGGTCCTGGTGCTGATCGCGCTGGTGGTGGGCCTCGTGGATCACTTCGCCCACCGCCGCGAGGACGCGGAGGTCGCGTAG
- a CDS encoding LacI family DNA-binding transcriptional regulator → MGVSMRDVAAAASVSVGTVSNVLNSPGKVSPATVARVQAAIDQLGFVRNDAARQLRAGRSRCVGMVVLDVGNPFFTDIARAAEQRAGEHDLTVLLGTSDDDESREQAYLDTFDEQRVFGLLVSPIGDDLRRFDSLRRRGTPVILVDRDAGGSPFDSVAVDDIAGGRLAVSHLCETGRRRIVFVGGPPGLRQVADRRRGAQEAVDAVDDATLEVVQTTNLSVLAGREAGQALLARAPRDRPDAVFCANDLLAIGVLQALTMLGGDVRVPDDIALIGYDDIDFARSAVVPLSSIRQPTSRIGVTAVDLLMSAADDPAERHVPSNLVFQPELVARASTLG, encoded by the coding sequence ATGGGTGTGAGCATGCGGGATGTCGCGGCGGCGGCCTCGGTGTCGGTGGGCACGGTCTCGAACGTGCTCAACTCGCCCGGAAAGGTCTCGCCCGCGACCGTCGCGCGGGTCCAGGCGGCGATCGACCAGCTGGGTTTCGTACGCAACGACGCCGCGCGCCAACTCCGTGCGGGCCGATCGCGTTGCGTCGGCATGGTGGTGCTCGACGTGGGCAACCCCTTCTTCACCGACATCGCCCGCGCCGCCGAACAACGGGCCGGCGAGCACGACCTCACCGTGCTGCTCGGCACCTCCGACGACGACGAATCGCGCGAACAGGCCTATCTCGACACCTTCGACGAGCAGCGGGTGTTCGGTCTGCTCGTCTCGCCGATCGGCGACGATCTGCGACGGTTCGACTCGCTGCGCCGTCGCGGTACCCCGGTGATCCTCGTCGACCGCGACGCCGGCGGCTCGCCCTTCGATTCCGTCGCCGTCGACGACATCGCGGGCGGGCGGCTCGCGGTGTCGCACCTGTGCGAGACCGGTCGTCGCCGCATCGTCTTCGTGGGCGGACCGCCCGGCCTGCGGCAGGTCGCGGACCGCCGGCGGGGCGCGCAGGAGGCGGTCGACGCCGTCGACGACGCCACGCTCGAGGTCGTGCAGACGACGAACCTGAGTGTGCTGGCCGGACGCGAGGCGGGACAGGCCCTGCTGGCCAGGGCCCCCCGCGACCGACCGGATGCGGTGTTCTGCGCCAACGACCTCCTCGCGATCGGGGTCCTGCAGGCGTTGACGATGCTCGGCGGCGACGTCCGCGTTCCCGACGACATCGCGCTGATCGGTTACGACGACATCGATTTCGCCCGCTCGGCCGTCGTCCCGTTGTCGTCGATCCGGCAGCCGACCTCCCGCATCGGCGTCACCGCGGTCGATCTGCTGATGAGCGCGGCCGACGATCCCGCCGAACGCCACGTCCCGTCGAACCTCGTGTTCCAGCCCGAGTTGGTCGCCCGCGCATCGACACTGGGCTGA
- a CDS encoding bifunctional aldolase/short-chain dehydrogenase has protein sequence MTNPAVAALIERSNRLGSDPKNTNYAGGNTSAKGSDTDPVTGEDVELLWVKGSGGDLGTLTEKGLAVLRLDRMRALVDVYPGLDREDEMVAAFDYCLHGKGGAAPSIDTAMHGLVDAAHVDHLHPDSGIAIATAADGEVLTHKIFGDRVVWVPWRRPGFQLGLDISAIKKDNPQAIGCILGGHGITAWGDTSDEAQAHSLEIIRTAEEYIAANGRPQPFGGPIDGYGALPAEERRAKAAALAAFIRGLASMDKPQVGHFTDVDPVLEFLAAEEHPRLAALGTSCPDHFLRTKVKPLVLDLPADASVEECKERLTALHEAYREDYRAYYDRHATADSPAMRGADPAIVLIPGVGMFSFGKDKQTARVAGEFYLNAINVMRGAEAISTYAPIDESEKFRIEYWLLEEAKLARMPKPKPLATRIALVTGAASGIGKAIATRLAAEGACVVIADLDAEKARAAAEEIGSTDVAIGVAADVTDEAAVQSAIDATVLAFGGIDLVVNNAGLSLSKSLLDTTAADWDLQHNVMARGSFLVSKAAARALIDQKLGGDILYISSKNSVFAGPNNIAYSATKADQAHQVRLLAVELGEHGVKVNGINPDGVVRGSGIFAGGWGAKRAAVYGVEEKDLGKFYAQRTLLKREVLPENIANAAFALCTSDFSHTTGLHVPVDAGVAAAFLR, from the coding sequence ATGACCAATCCCGCAGTCGCCGCCCTCATCGAGCGGTCCAACCGACTCGGATCGGATCCGAAGAACACCAACTACGCCGGCGGCAACACCTCCGCCAAGGGCTCCGACACCGACCCGGTCACCGGTGAAGACGTCGAACTGCTCTGGGTGAAGGGCTCCGGCGGTGATCTCGGCACCCTCACCGAGAAGGGCCTGGCCGTGCTCCGGCTCGATCGCATGCGTGCGCTCGTCGACGTCTATCCCGGCCTCGACCGTGAGGACGAGATGGTCGCCGCCTTCGATTACTGCCTGCACGGAAAGGGCGGTGCCGCACCGTCGATCGACACCGCGATGCACGGCCTCGTCGACGCCGCGCACGTCGACCACCTGCACCCGGACTCCGGTATCGCCATCGCGACCGCGGCCGACGGCGAGGTCTTGACGCACAAGATCTTCGGTGACCGCGTCGTGTGGGTGCCGTGGCGTCGTCCGGGTTTCCAGCTCGGGCTGGACATCTCGGCGATCAAGAAGGACAACCCGCAGGCCATCGGTTGCATCCTCGGCGGCCACGGGATCACCGCCTGGGGCGACACCTCCGATGAGGCGCAGGCACATTCGCTGGAGATCATCCGCACCGCCGAGGAGTACATCGCCGCCAACGGTCGGCCGCAACCCTTCGGCGGCCCGATCGACGGCTACGGCGCATTGCCCGCCGAGGAACGCCGGGCCAAGGCCGCGGCGCTCGCCGCGTTCATCCGCGGCCTCGCCTCGATGGACAAGCCGCAGGTCGGTCACTTCACCGACGTCGACCCGGTCCTCGAATTCCTGGCGGCAGAGGAGCATCCGCGCCTGGCCGCACTCGGCACCAGTTGCCCGGACCACTTCCTGCGCACCAAGGTCAAGCCGCTGGTCCTCGACCTCCCGGCCGACGCGAGCGTCGAGGAGTGCAAGGAGCGCCTCACGGCACTGCACGAGGCCTACCGCGAGGACTACCGCGCGTACTACGACCGTCACGCCACCGCGGACAGCCCCGCGATGCGCGGCGCCGACCCGGCCATCGTGCTGATCCCGGGCGTCGGAATGTTCAGCTTCGGCAAGGACAAGCAGACCGCACGTGTCGCCGGCGAGTTCTACCTGAACGCCATCAACGTGATGCGCGGCGCCGAGGCCATCTCGACCTACGCACCGATCGACGAGTCGGAGAAGTTCCGGATCGAGTACTGGCTGCTCGAGGAGGCCAAGCTCGCGCGCATGCCGAAGCCCAAACCGCTCGCCACCCGCATCGCCCTGGTCACCGGGGCGGCCTCCGGTATCGGCAAGGCCATCGCGACGCGTCTGGCCGCCGAAGGTGCGTGCGTGGTGATCGCCGACCTCGACGCCGAGAAGGCACGGGCGGCCGCCGAGGAGATCGGTTCCACCGATGTCGCCATCGGGGTGGCCGCCGACGTCACCGACGAAGCGGCCGTCCAGTCCGCGATCGACGCGACGGTGCTCGCCTTCGGCGGCATCGACCTCGTCGTGAACAACGCCGGCCTGTCGCTGTCGAAGTCGTTGCTGGACACGACCGCCGCCGACTGGGACCTCCAGCACAACGTGATGGCCCGTGGTTCGTTCCTGGTGAGCAAGGCCGCCGCACGCGCCCTCATCGACCAGAAGCTCGGCGGCGACATCCTGTACATCTCGTCGAAGAACTCGGTCTTCGCCGGCCCCAACAACATCGCCTATTCGGCGACGAAGGCCGACCAGGCCCATCAGGTCCGGCTCCTGGCCGTCGAACTCGGCGAGCACGGGGTCAAGGTCAACGGCATCAATCCCGATGGCGTGGTGCGTGGTTCGGGGATCTTCGCCGGCGGCTGGGGCGCCAAGCGCGCCGCCGTCTACGGCGTCGAGGAGAAGGACCTGGGCAAGTTCTACGCGCAGCGCACCCTGCTCAAGCGCGAGGTGCTGCCGGAGAACATCGCCAACGCCGCCTTCGCACTCTGCACGTCCGACTTCTCGCACACCACCGGCCTGCACGTGCCGGTGGATGCGGGCGTCGCCGCCGCGTTCCTGCGATGA
- the rhaI gene encoding L-rhamnose isomerase has product MATFDETILDNLEIELPSWAFGNSGTRFKVFGTPGTPRTIHEKIADAAKVDELTGLAPTVALHVPWDTVDDYTALAAYAKDLGVGLGTVNSNTFQDDAYKFGSLTHTDKTVRQMAIDHHLACIEVMNATGSRDLKIWLADGTNYPGQGDIRGRQDRLAESLATIYQHIGDDQRLVLEYKFFEPATYVTDVPDWGTSYAHVTALGERAMVCLDTGHHAPGTNIEFIVAQLLRLGKLGSFDFNSRFYADDDLIVGAADPFQLFRILFEVIRGGGLDAGSPVALMLDQCHNVEEKIPGQLRSVLNVEEMTARALLVDTDALTEAQAAGDVLGANAIVMDAFYTDVRPMLAERRVRRGLPADPMAAYVDSGYHERIVAERVGGTQSSWGA; this is encoded by the coding sequence ATGGCCACCTTTGACGAGACGATCCTCGACAACCTCGAGATCGAGCTCCCCTCCTGGGCGTTCGGCAACTCCGGCACCCGGTTCAAGGTGTTCGGCACCCCGGGCACCCCCCGCACCATCCACGAGAAGATCGCCGACGCCGCGAAGGTCGACGAGCTGACCGGGCTGGCACCCACCGTCGCCCTGCACGTCCCGTGGGACACCGTCGACGACTACACCGCCCTGGCCGCTTACGCGAAGGATCTCGGCGTCGGCCTGGGCACCGTCAACTCCAACACCTTCCAGGACGACGCCTACAAGTTCGGCAGCCTGACCCACACCGACAAGACGGTGCGGCAGATGGCCATCGACCATCACCTCGCCTGCATCGAGGTGATGAACGCGACCGGTTCGCGCGATTTGAAGATCTGGCTGGCCGACGGCACCAACTACCCCGGACAGGGCGACATCCGCGGACGCCAGGACCGGCTCGCCGAGTCGCTCGCGACCATCTACCAGCACATCGGCGACGACCAGCGACTCGTGTTGGAGTACAAGTTCTTCGAGCCCGCGACGTATGTCACCGACGTCCCCGACTGGGGCACCTCCTACGCCCATGTGACCGCGCTCGGCGAGCGGGCGATGGTCTGCCTCGACACCGGCCATCACGCGCCGGGAACCAACATCGAGTTCATCGTCGCGCAGCTGCTTCGCCTCGGAAAGCTGGGTTCCTTCGACTTCAACTCGCGCTTCTACGCCGATGACGACCTCATCGTCGGTGCCGCGGATCCGTTCCAGCTCTTCCGGATCCTGTTCGAGGTGATCCGCGGCGGCGGGCTCGACGCCGGGTCGCCGGTCGCTCTCATGCTCGATCAATGCCACAACGTCGAGGAGAAGATCCCCGGCCAGCTCCGTTCGGTGCTGAACGTCGAGGAGATGACGGCCCGCGCACTACTCGTCGACACCGATGCGCTGACCGAGGCACAGGCCGCCGGAGACGTGTTGGGCGCGAACGCGATCGTGATGGACGCGTTCTACACCGACGTCCGTCCGATGCTCGCCGAGCGTCGTGTCCGTCGCGGCCTGCCCGCAGACCCGATGGCCGCATACGTCGACTCCGGATACCACGAGCGCATCGTCGCCGAGCGTGTCGGCGGTACCCAGTCGTCCTGGGGCGCCTGA